From Mastacembelus armatus chromosome 9, fMasArm1.2, whole genome shotgun sequence:
GATTTCTTCTTTGATTTGTTGCTGGTTTCTTAGCAATAGTTTCATCACTGTGATACCTGTTACAGGGCCTGGGAACGTAAACCAATTGCTCATTGTATATGTCAAATATCTTAAAAGAAATTTAAACATTATGTCTTTGCCCAGGTCTGAAATACTTCTTGACATACAATACAGTTCCATGAACTGAACTCCCTCAGAGGTCTGGTGTTGGTTTAACATTAAGACCATAACCCATAAAAACAGTGGGCTAAGAACCCTCTCTCATGGATAAGGAAATGTGTCACAGATTTAAATCAGTTATATGTGTCttatcttttccttttcttttcctgtctcctTCCTGCcattgtctgtgtttctcttctgCCTCTTAATTGTTGTCTGAGACACAATCCATGAGTGTCTGTGTCTGCGTCATACTGTGTTACCAGCCTTCACCCAAACACTCCACCTCAAAcatacatttcacattttgGAATGATGACATTGCCTGTGCTTGCTTCTTTGATTATGATATTTAAACTGTGCTGTAGATCGTAATGTAaccctctccctttctcctttttttcctttatttgatTCTTCCTATCCCAACTCCTCCCCTCCACATACTTGCCTTCATCTccatcctctctccctccacccACTCCTCCTCCCTCGTCTTACCAAACCGTCACATTTCCCTCTTCCCACACTCTCCATCCCTTTATCACTCGCACCTTTTGCTCCTTCCTCCCTCGCTCCATGTGGGGTTTGAATCCACCCAGGCGATGCTGGGTAAGGTAACCACAGAGACATCCAGAAAGAAGGATGTCGAGGAGGTTCAGAAACGCCACCGCCTCATCCCCATGGGACGCAAGATATACGAGTTCTACAATGCTCCAATTGTCAAGTTCTGGTTCCATACGGTCAGTGTCAGCTGCAGCAACACCGCCTACATGCTCAGCTTCCTGTTGGCACTGTCAGTGCTTAGTGTATCTCTGCAACGGCATCAATTGCTGGTTCCCTGCCATTAGTTTCTGCTTCCATGGTGCCTCCATTGTCATTAACCTCCTGTTCCACCCTGTCATTACCCAGCTTTACTGGGGTGCAAGAGTTTAGTGTGAAAGAGATGGGGAGAGTTCGGGGGGGGTTGAAGATCACAGTTTTGTACTAACattgtaaaaacactgaaagtcATGGCATTGTGCCACTGGACAAGGTATTACAATAAGCAAATATTATTTGATTTCAAGTTTAGCTTTATATGTTTGAGAAAAcgtgtgtttagtgtttttctctttttatgtcCTTGAAAACACCACTTATCTAGATCCTGTGACTCTAAATGTCTCTGAGGCTTGTGTGTGTAGCTTCCGTTTTGTACAATATCTgactgcaagtgtgtgtgtaatgtgttttttttttgttgttgttgttttacacaACCTATCTTGCTCGCTCGCTCAGTTTGCTTGCCCAGCGAAAACATCTCTTTATCACCGGCAGAgatttcactgtttatttatgCTGAGAAAATATTTCGtcttttgtttaatttcaatTTCTCCTCTCTGGCTATTTACCCCCCCCCATCTCTCCTTTCTGCCCTTCTGGTTAATGAAAGATCTTCTACTGTGAATTTTATTGCACTTGTAGATCAAATGCTGGGTTTTCTCAGGGTCCAGATTTGTATTCAAACCTGCTGCTCACTGTAGAGCACTGCTATATTTATGTAACATTAGTCAAGCCTATCACATAGATCAACTGTTCATGTGGGGCTGAATGAAAACTATcttacattattaaaatcagTTTACTTGCTCACAGCAGATGAATGCTTGATTTAAGACTGGAagataaaaatgtaacaaatatAGTTGAGCCTTTTGTTATCGTTAGGAATTTAAAGCTAAAACTGTTAACAGTATTGCATAGCAGTCCACATCACTGTTTATATACAGTGCAGCATATTGTTTAATTAGTTCACTACAGAATTACACCTGCATTAATTAATGTCAACAAACAATGGAGCTCCTCCTATTAAACACCATGGAGAGGATTTCAGTTAAAACAGAAGTGGATCCAGCTGCTGATGCACTTGATGCACTGCAGAGTGACAATGTGTCACAGCCTCTGATTTTTGTTAGTTTAATCTAGTTTTAGTCTAAATAAGTAAAGATTTTTCAGTCTGCGTTTGGTTAGTTAACATTTGAATAAATTTTATTCCTGCGTTTTTAATAAATAAGgattcattcacattttgacTAAAGGTCTGTCTTCTGTGTTTAGTGAGAAAACCTACATTGTTTAATACATTAATACAGGTGTAGTGAACACCTATAGGAAGATTTGCTGGCATGGAACATATGAATTCCTTTTGATCGCAACACAAATGACATCGGGCTAAAACAATGCATTTACTTTTAATTCATGTTATAAGAAATGTTGGCATATTGCTATGTTTTCCCAGTTTCTTGCCTTCTTACAGGATGGATTTTCTAGTCCACATTTGTCCTTGGGCAAAACACTAAACCCCCGATTGCTCCCAGTGACTGTGCcattggtgtgtgagtgtgtgaatgattATATGGTGCCATCAGTTTGAGTGTGTCTATGAATGGGCGAATAGTATAAATATGCTCCAAGTGTGTTTAACTGCATACAAAAGCGATATAGAAGTCTATTTGTCTAACTCTCAGTAATTATAGATGCATTTACTTCATAAACCCATTTCCTCCAAGAAGCACCAGCATCAGTTTTAACTGTAAGAAGCTTCATACACTTGCTAGTACACTACAACAAGTCAAGCAGTTTTACAGACTTTTGAGCAAGACATTTTAGGTGGCAAAGGAAACTTACTAAACAGGAGCTTCATTTTCTGACTTAGAAACTTTGCATTACGATTGGCATTACTTCATGTCCATTCATGTGTCCTTCacattatcattttgtttttattcatcgAAATAAATACAAGACATTGTGTTAGTTTCATTTGCAaatgctttttctttccttttagtCTCATTTTTGGTGTGAAAATTATGCTGTACATAAGAACTTCTTGTCTAAGTTTTCCGTGATGAAATTAAAACTGTCATTAGGCTTTCACTATGATCAAAATGTGATCAAAATCTAGTTTGGATCATGATGAACCACAGTGCAAAGTACATGagggaaaaaggaaaatggaCACCTGACCTGAATTAAAATAGATAAAGCCACATGAGACACATAATGGACATTTCCAGGACAGGTGTGGAGGTGCAGTAATCGTGTCTTGACATCAAATTATCAGATTTGAAACATTGCATTAAAGTCAGGTGTAATGAGGCTCAGTCATTCCTTAAATAAGAGTTTAATGTGAGCAGTTACACACAGAAGCCTTTTTGACCATTGGAGCACATTTGTTTGCAGAGAGAAAGCTGAACTTTATTAATGTACAGTttgctacacaaacacaagcagatAGCCATATATGTGACCCTATTCATTTCTCCCTGCTGTTTTTCACAGATGGCATATGTGGGCTACCTGATGTTGTTTAACTACATCGTCCTGGTCAAGATGGACTTGTGGCCTTCTCCTCAAGAATGGGTCGTCATTGCTTACATCTTCACCAATGGCATCGAGAAGATGAGAGAGGTATATAAGATCCCACATGCAAATGTGCACCATTAGTGCAGGACTGTATTGAACACAATAATCAATTCTTCACCACTGCCCAGTGAACTGACTCAAAGCTCGTCACCGTAGTGTCACCTGCTGTCGAATTCCAGTAGGGGTGGGAGGGGGCACTATTCCTATGGCACGAAATAGCTCCTGATTAATAGCAGAAAACCAGGGCAGAAGGAGTTAGGAATGACAGGGCACAGatgggaaaacaaagaaggaagagtAAAGAGAAAATACTGGTAGACTGTATAGTTCAGCCTCACTTGGTGGCTGTTCTTCCACTGTAAGTGTATGAAATGCATTCATCATTGTGTCAGATCATTTGCAGATGTACAATGCCTCCTCATAGTGTCAGATTCTCTCATTGGTGAACTCATACTGCCCTCTTATGGTGGACAGGATATAATACAATGCCATTATCTAgttttcaattattttattttaatctcttGTTTTGACTTATTCATTTTCCTCCCTTGTATTTCTCTATGTTCACATATTCTCATCATTCCTGGATTTGAGTATTCATCTTTTGTTTAAATTTCTCTGCTAATTTCCCTTCAAAACATTCTTCCAGATCCTGATGTCAGAGCCGGGGAAGTTGTTGCAGAAGGTGAAAGTATGGCTTCAGGAGTACTGGAACATCACAGACCTCATGGCCATCCTCATATTCTCCGTCGGCATGGTCCTGCGTCTTCAGGAGCCACCGCTCATGAGCTACGGGCGGGTCATCTATTGCGTCAACATCATCTACTGGTACATCCGGCTGCTTGACATCTTTGGGGTCAACAAGTACCTGGGTCCATATGTGATGATGATTGGCAAGATGGTGAGAAAGGGCAGGgaatggatgtgtgtgtgtgtctgcctttcTTTTCTATCACAGTATCTCTCCATTATGTGTTCTTCATTTGTATATGACTCTTTGCACCTTCTGACTTCACTCAACATGATCTATACTGTTTATAATTATGAGTCTCATAATTGCAAAGGTTTCATTTGTATGTGGAGTCCAGCCCTGCTCTGACAAAGCTTTTGTGCCTCTAAACCTTATTGTTTGATCTCAAAGAGCACAAGATCAGAGCCTCTGATACATACATGAAGACAAAACTAGTGTATGGATCAAAGGCCCAAATCTGTATCTGTCTGATGTTGAACTGTCTTTGACATGAGCTGTGTTCCACTGGACACAGACTTTCTTTGATATGAAAATCAGCTTTTAGTTGTAGAGGGTGAGATTCGGATTTGACTTAGGTAATTAATTGACCTGTATGATGCTGCAGCAGCATATAGTGGTTTGAAGagagaaatgaggaaaaacaaaagctgcactgtaaatacagtaaaaagcTGAAGTTCCACCAGACTTGCAAACTGCACATATAGAACAAAATATAATCTATAATATATATAGAAAAGAAAATTTCTGATTTCTGCCAAACGGGTATGCACCTCTGTattttaataaagtaataatggTTAGAATGATAAATGTGACTGTATCTaagatgtgtttcatttttcaaaacGAATGCGTGGTCACAGACTAGTACAATACAATTTATCGCAAAGGAAGGATTTTCCCACATTTCAGTGCTTCATTAATCAATCTAAGGGTGACCAAAATTAAGTGCATTTTAAATATCTACTGCTGGTTTCATTAAAAGATAAATTATGATATGGAAAGTATGATTGATGATCGAAGACTCTCAAAAACATGATTACTTCTCTAGCTGTAACAGACCAACACACTCCCTTTTTGTTTCCTTATTTTGCCTCATTACCACCTTCTTAACtttattcatttcttcttttattattgTTCCTTTTTATAAACATTCTTACCAACTGCTCCCCATTTTTTCTCTTCTTAAACCACTCACCCCTTCCCTTCTGTCTTTCACAATCCCCCTCTACCTTTTGTCCCTTTGTCAGATGATCGACATGATGTATTTTGTGATCATCATGTTGGTGGTGCTGATGAGTTTTGGGGTGGCGCGGCAGGCCATCCTCCACCCAAATGAAGATCCGTCCTGGATGCTAGCGAGGAATATCTTCTTCATGCCTTACTGGATGATTTACGGAGAGGTGTTTGCCGACCAGATTGACCGTAAGTTCAGGGCCGGAACGTCAGAGCTgttaaataaaatttgtttttgttaattcaGAGAGGATAGTTCCTGAGAATCAATTAACAtgaccacatacacacagttgtagagttttatttaattttcaggCATTCCTCTACAAGTTCAAATATTACTGCAGGATGTCCTTTGGTAACACATACTGTCCATATTAAAACACTTTATAAGtcacatttgcaaaaatatgaTTAAGAAGTAGGGAAATTCATAACAAATCTTGTTTCCAGTTGACCATATCTGCGTAATCTTTCTGTGAAGCTGCTTAGCTTCTTTCATAAGAGATCGTTAATGTTTACTGTCGGTCTGTGTTGAtctttttgtctctgcattATTTTATACCATGTGGATAGAGTGACATGTTgactcaataaatcaaaaataGACTGTGAGCAGTGTCTGTGAGAGGAagagtgtatctgtgtgttggTCTGTTGTCTATATGTATGGTAGTATATATGCTGGTGTGTACAGAATGTGAGGTGTGGCCCAAAGAGAAGAGATctgaaataatgttttcattctttgtttcaGATATGCATAGTAGGAAGTTACAGCACAGGCTGAATGAAAAACTCTGGCTGGTCGAAAATTACTTTCGAACTCACGGAACCTGGCGTAATAATGGTCCATCCCACATTGCCCAGTGCAGTCAAAATCCCAGTAAATCTATAGATATAGACATTGATTTAACCACATCTATCTATCCCACCTCTCCTCTATCATCCTCACATTACCACTGTGTCATGCCCACTCCCACCACTAGAGGCCACTTGAGACAAAAGTGTGCATGCAGCTCCAGACGCTCAAAAGGTTAAAGTTGCCCTCATGCGTTGGTGTCTTGGGTCAGCGACTGTATTATCAACAGcattttctgtaaataaaagaGACCAGTTCAAGACAATCTGAAGTCAATGAAGATCTGACTCTGAGACGAGAAACCGATTGAGACCACCAGTAGCTTGACCTATGGCTATATCCTGAAAGCAACTTTACCCTGACTAACTTTGGCACTGGTTGACAAATGCACTGTTACATGGCAGTAGCACTTTTCAAATTTCTTCTAATGTATTTGTGGTCtttattgttttgcattcaCATTTAAACAGCAAGAGGAAGCATCAAACTTAAAATTTTGATATTCCCTTGATGTTTCATCATTTTATCTCTTGAATTTGAATTGATTAATTTGAAATAGTGACCCTGCCATGTTAACACCATCTGTCACATAAACCCTGTCATCCTCCCTTTACGCCGGCTCAGCTTCTCACTGGAGCAactgcaacattgccaaaatgtTTTTACGCAAATAATCACCATTTTACATGAGTAAGCAATGAAATGTAAACCATGAATATACAACAATacaatagaaatataaaaaaataacatacacacatccacactAGAACATATTTATCAGCCACCTTTCATCATCTATAATCTGTTTTTTCACGTGGTTCAGTTGTCAGAGTTTTTAAATCCAAATTTTCAAAggtcaaattttaaaaaatagaaaaattacTTCAGTTCTCTGTCTTTGGGCTGCATTGTGTGAAATAATTGAATATTAAACAACGATGAGCATGGATAGAATGGATCTCAAaggcaaacaaagaacaaatgcTGAACGTTCCCTCGACAAGTCACAGCAACTGAACCATCACAGATGGAAAAAACATACTATGTATCCTAAATACATCTCAAATGATTCAGAGCAATCAACCATTGCTGAATGAAGTATGGCACACATATgtgacaatatattttaaacattgcctacatgtttaaatatattgGGAACACAAACTGTGACAATACatgatgaatgtgtttttttgtgtgtgttttgttttcagatgtGCATTCTGAACATGAGCCCTTATCATTTATAGTGACCAATCTTTTCCAGTCCCCTCTTTACAAAAAGAAGCATATGAAGAAATTatgcttcatgtttgtttgtaaaatatataattgtGAATTTTTGTTTGGTATTTTCAGGTCTGCTTGTCTCTTTGTTGTTAGGGTCTCGTATCTCAGTTTACAGTCcatctttggtttttgtttctttaatttctttagGTTTATTTTAGTACAGATTTTATTTGTCTTGACCATATGCAGTGTCTGTTCTTGTtatgtgtctgcatgtctttCAAACTTCTTGTGCATCTAACCACATCTACTGAAATACTATTTTGATGGATTCAAGTCTCTACTTAGTGACATTGTTTACCTTGTACTAacttgtgcgtgtgtgttttatttgtggcGGTGTGCAGCCCCCTGTGGGCAGAACATCACTGCAGAGGATGGGGTGGTGGTGGCCCTGCCTCCCTGTAAGACGGGTGCCTGGATTGTCCCAGCCATCATGGCCTGCTATCTGCTGGTGGCCAACATACTGCTGGTCAACCTCCTCATAGCTGTGTTCAAGTACGTAAGCTCTACTACCCACTTCTAACAAACTATACACACTTCATTGCTTTACAGACACATCAGATCCTGAGACACACTTACTTTGACAGCAGTaatcctttctctctgtcctctaaCTGACACAAAACCGGTGTCCTTAAGATATCAGGGCCATCCATCTAAAAATATCTAATTGCACTATTTTAAGCAAACCAGACATCTAGTGTGTTTTAGGCTTTTTTGTAACTCTTGTTTAAAgtgtgagagaaaagaagaaatgagagTGGTTTCTGTTTGGGCTGCTTCTTCTACAGAGACATTACCATGCTAATGATCTGTTACTGTGTTTCTAAGCCATGTAGCAGCGGTGAGATCCTCCTCCCCTTTACATTTGGGGGAGTCCATCTGAGTAATTATTAAGAAGCgcacaacagaaaaaaaaaagtttaatgacCTTGCACATTACAGaagatattttttgtgttgGCTTTTGCGTTCATTTTTACCTCTACACTCTTTGTGTCCAGCCTTGGCTGTGCACTGTAAGTACATGTTAACAGTGAGTAAGTCTGTCCATCAGTCAGTATACTGTCTGAAACGGTTATGCTCTCTGTTGTGCCATTGAGTTGATTAAGTTTACTTTAGCTTTCGGTTGATGTAATCTTTATGTGTCTGTGGTTGTCCACCATCACAGTAATACATTCTTCGAGGTGAAGTCCATCTCCAATCAGGTTTGGAAGTTCCAGCGTTATCAGCTCATTATGACCTTCCATGAGCGCCCAGTCCTTCCTCCACCTCTCATCATCTTCAGTCACATAACAATGGTCCTCAAGCACCTGTGTTGTCGCTGGCGCAAGCATGACGACGACGAGAGGGACTATGGACTGAGTGAGTGCCAGATAAACCATTTATAATTCTGTTTTACAAATATCTAAGAACCAATCCTAAATATCTGGCACGTAAAgttatttaaacttttattaTCACTATTATCGAATCGTTAAATGTCACACTTTTACCTTACCACTCCCAATCTCTTTGATCTACAGAGCTTTTTATCACAGAGGATGAGCTTAAGAAAGTCCACGACTTTGAAGAGCAATGTATAGAGGAGTACTTCAGAGAAAAAGACGACAGGTTCCACTCCTCCAATGACGAGCGGATCAGAGTCACTTCTGAAAGGTTGAACATGGCTACACTGAGAAATTAAACCTCTTATGTTTCCTTTATGCTTTTCTCTATGATGGCTGAGTGAGCCCAAATTACTCCAtcttgagaaaacaaaagtgagaaaaaatTATCTAGGAATCACATTTGACAATCTAGCCCATTTTCATTGCCAATATGGAAAAtgggagaaaacagaaatacttcAATATAGTACAAGACGGTTAATAATTgagcttttacatcaatgacTGAGctgcaaaaaagacaaagacatctATACAGGAAGTTAACACAACCTTTTTTGTGCAGCTTTTGTACTCAACAAGTACCACATGCTGCGTGTTCAGTTCTTTTCATTCCTGGAAACAGTTCTGCAgtaatgtgtgtatatttagcCCATTCTTCCCCTTCTCTCCAGTGCTTAATCTTTTTCTTATTGCCACTCTTCTCTATCAGGGTGGAGAACATGGCAATGCGTCTGGAAGAAGTCAATGAGAGGGAACACTTCATGAAGGCGTCACTGCAGACTGTTGATATTCGCCTGGCTCAAATGGAAGAGCTGATTGGGCGAATTGCCATTGCACTCGAGCGTGTGACAGGGGTTGAACGTGGTGAGGTCAACAAAGCACGTTCGCGGACTTCATCTGACTGCACAGACTCTGCATACATCCTCCGTCAGGGTGAGTGCCCAGAAGCTGCATACATCCTACGTCAAAGCAGCTTTAACAGCACAGAGGGGAATGCCTACCGTTTACAGGAGGCACTAGAGGGAACAGCTGAGGGCTCCATGTCCCCTCCTTCTCCTACTAGTATGGCTACACGGACCAGGAGCCATTCATTTTATGTTGGAGGTGGTCGTGGTGGTGAACGTGCAAGTGGAGTTGAACGAGCAGAGAGCTTCTTCAAAGAGCGCTCACTCAGTCTCCACCGAGCCAACAGCTCACAATCTGTCTCCTCCTCCGCTGCCCCCAAGGAGTCTAAGCCCCTCCCCCTGGCGACGCTGGCGGTCTCCCAGCAGCACCGTCCGTCATCATGCATTGATATCTATGTCTCCACTTCTGAGGAGGTGGGGCCTGCGGAGGTCTTTCTGGCTCCTCTCCGTGTGGTCCCACCACTCCAGAGAGACTCATCGCTGCAGTCAGATATCATGGAGACGGTGCTGCCAGGAGGCCGGGACTTTAGCAGCGCTGCCACCAGCGGTTTGGGCGACAGGCACTCGGAGGGCGGTGCAGGCAGCAGTGGCACAGCTGGAGCTGTGTTTGACGACAGTGCAGCTGCTGATTTGTCACTGTGCTCAGCCCATCTCTTACCAGACACCACCTTACCTCCTTGGGACATGGAACCATCTCCACCTCCCTCTGCAGGGCCGCTTGAACGCTCTAAGAGCAGCCGCTACCTCTCTACGGCAGGGACAGGATTCCTGGATGAGCCTCCTCTAGTCAAATCCCACAGCCTCATGTTCACACCAAGAGGCTGCTATGGTGGACTGGGGCCAGGGGTCCAGGTAAAAGCTGCAGAGTACACCAGCATCACTGACTGCATCGATACACGCTGTGTCTCAGCCCCATACACTCCTGCTGAACGCTCACACTCCCCTGGAGGATCCACCTCATTCCCATTTGATAAGCCGTCAGACATTGTTTCCTCTCacccagagagagaggcagagcttAGTCACACAGAGTCTGACCCAGAGGACCCTGAGGACCTGATTCCAGCCCCTGACACCCCTCGCCTAGGGGGCCTTGGTGGGCCCATGGGTGCCCCTCTCTGCTCCCCCTTATCCAGACTAGAGCGAGCAAACAGCTGCTCCTCAGATGACTCCCATCCTTCCCTCACATTGGCCCCTCCTCACCGGAAGAGCCTGTCAGTGAGTGAGAGGATGGAGAGGGGACCAGGTTTGGGGGCAGACAGGGGGCCTGGTCCGGGTGGCCGGGGTCTGGCAGGAACCAGAAACCCCTTCCTCAGGAGCAAGTCTGGAGCCCGGCCTGAAGCAGTCAAGACTGACAGCCTGTCCATGAGGAAGCTAGCTGCTCCATCAGCTTTCCGCAGCTTTGACAGACAAAACTACACGTGACAAGGACACTGGTCagtacactcacacactgatagGACCAGGGagtaaaagtgaaaacaggGTGAAGTTGCCCATAGATGCTAATCTTAACCAGACCTACAGTCTACTTTTtcttactgtatgttttaggTTAGAAACATTGATTTTACAGTCAGTGATGGAGGGCAACTTTACTCTGGATCAGGAAGTTTCGGGGGAAAAGGAAGGGAGCTATAGTGGTCCTACTGTACACCAGtcagaaacaaagagctatGAATCTAGACTAGTTTTTACCTCCTCTTGTAGCTAAGTAACTCTCAGTGGGATATTATGGCAATGGAAGgtgtatttgtactgtatgtcttcCACCCACCACCGTTACGTCAAATAGACATCTGTCGCTGTGTCACATCACATATCAGACACGTTAGAGAAAGTGTACTGTTACTCCTAGTTACATTATATGGTAGAAgctggagaaagaaagaataaacagCCATCTCATTTTGTCTTAGCATAGTCATTACTGTCACAAAACTGTTGCAACTTTCACTTTAAATACATCTCTTCATATAGTCCTGAATACACTGTAAGACCCCACACTagcaaacagaaagaaggtaACATTTTCTAGTTTCTAGGAATTAATGAAGCATTTGGAACCATCAGGATCTATTTCCCATCTTGGTTGCATTAGAAATGAAGGCTGTAAAATAGCAACGACTTACCTCTGGATACACAAATACACCTTACAAATAATccatatttatttcttatttcaaaGGAATAtcaaattagttttttgttcACATACTGTAGTAGATTTATCtgcttgtttttgtcagtttacctagaaaaaaaatcagtgtttaaacatactgcagtaaaaaggtAATTACTCTTTCACATGTTTCCAGTCATGGGTGTCAAGTGTCAGTAATCTGTACTGGACCAGTAACGAAGTGGATTTAATTAGCCATGCGATAAGAGTGAATATCTAAACATTATCAGGAAATGTTAAGAAAGAGAATATGAACACTGAGATTAGCAGGTCACAGCATCTAGTGTTTCACGGTTCATTCTTGGTGCACTGGTTCAAGGTACAAGTCTGTATCAGGAAAGTGAATCAGTGCAGCCTGAGTTGAAGGCTAATATATAAGAAAGGAATGAGATAGAGGAGGTTTGGAGAATGCATGTTGACATTTACGTGCACATTTACATGTGTTCACATATACATGTTGGTAAAATCCTACATATCACTAGGAAAACCTTAAAGTCAGACCTGATCCGAGAGCTTATACAAGTGCAATTGCAAAAAATGGGGACAAGAGGGCAATATGAGCCTGTTTCACAAGCAATGCTTGCTAGGTGAACCTGATGTGAACCTTCTTTGCCTGCACCTGACACCAAAAATCTTTCCACTCAACTAACTGTAGCTCTCTTGTAGCCCAGCCCTCCTCCTTCAGGTTTTGAAAGTGGCTTTATGTTGCAGTGGTTTTACATCCACCTACACCTAATGGATCCGTCCTTCCTCTATTCCATAACTGTCATTCATTTGCTTTTCCCCTGTGGTTTTTTATTGCAGTTAAAGCCAGCCACTGCAAAATGCCCTGCATAAAATGTGTACAGGGCAAGAAGAGGTCCTAAACACATAtaattaactttaaaaaaaagcttgagAATAAGCTGTCAGATATATGCATTCTAGCTGAGATACGAGAAAGGCATTCTAAGTGAAATCAAGGTGGAACCGGGTTGTTATTTAAAGATGAAATCCAGATCAGTGTTTtaacatttctctttctttttattgcaATGGAAGAAGTCTGGAAGGGAAGAAGATGCCGTTCTCTAATAGCTTTGTAAAAATACGATAGGTGAAATTAATtcttactgattttttttttttttttaatgtttcttttatatttCCTCACTACTTCGGTTGAGTTT
This genomic window contains:
- the trpm3 gene encoding LOW QUALITY PROTEIN: transient receptor potential cation channel subfamily M member 3 (The sequence of the model RefSeq protein was modified relative to this genomic sequence to represent the inferred CDS: deleted 1 base in 1 codon), with protein sequence MASKKKWAERRELRRDRPFSTRDDSSVASGTSGPGRPTTRGRFSESWKRLSSRGGSTKRGVLNSQQPPAQKSWIERAFSKRECVHIIVSAKDPHRCCCGRLIGQHVGLPPGISSSQNDKAERLAKNDSLSEKWSISKHTQLSPTDAFGTIEFQGGGHSNKAMYVRVSYDTKPDLLLHLMTKEWQLDLPKLLISVHGGLQNFELQPKLKQVFGKGLIKAAMTTGAWIFTGGVNTGVIRHVGDALKDHASKSRGKICTIGIAPWGIVENQEDLVGKDVVRPYQTMSNPMSKLTVLNSLHSHFILADNGTTGKYGAEVKLRRQLEKHISLQKINTRIGQGVPVVALIVEGGPNVISIVLEYLRDTPPVPVVVCDGSGRASDILAFGHKYSEEGGIINESLRDQLLVTIQKTFTYSRTQAQHLFIILMECMKKKELITVFRMGSEGHQDIDLAILTALLKGANASAPDQLSLALAWNRVDIARSQIFIYGQQWPVGSLEQAMLDALVLDRVDFVKLLIENGVSMHRFLTLSRLEELYNTRHGPSNTLYHLVRDVKKREYPGFSWIYFKGNLPPDYRISLIDIGLVIEYLMGGAYRCNYTRKRFRTLYHNLFGPKRPKALKLLGMEDDMPIRRGRQKTTRKREEEVDIDLDDPEINHFPFPFHELMVWAVLMKRQKMALFFWQHGEEAMAKALVACKLCKAMAHEASENDMVDDISQELNHNSREFGQLAVELLDQSYKQDEQMAMKLLTYELKNWSNATCLQLAVAAKHRDFIAHTCSQMLLTDMWMGRLRMRKNSGLKVILGLLLPPSILSLEFKNKDEMSYMPQDQEAYLQEKEEEEPEKPVKEKEEEDMEFTVRSYCEAQYNSVAMLGKVTTETSRKKDVEEVQKRHRLIPMGRKIYEFYNAPIVKFWFHTMAYVGYLMLFNYIVLVKMDLWPSPQEWVVIAYIFTNGIEKMREILMSEPGKLLQKVKVWLQEYWNITDLMAILIFSVGMVLRLQEPPLMSYGRVIYCVNIIYWYIRLLDIFGVNKYLGPYVMMIGKMMIDMMYFVIIMLVVLMSFGVARQAILHPNEDPSWMLARNIFFMPYWMIYGEVFADQIDHMHSRKLQHRLNEKLWLVENYFRTHGTWRNNGPSHIAQCSQNPTPCGQNITAEDGVVVALPPCKTGAWIVPAIMACYLLVANILLVNLLIAVFNNTFFEVKSISNQVWKFQRYQLIMTFHERPVLPPPLIIFSHITMVLKHLCCRWRKHDDDERDYGLKLFITEDELKKVHDFEEQCIEEYFREKDDRFHSSNDERIRVTSERVENMAMRLEEVNEREHFMKASLQTVDIRLAQMEELIGRIAIALERVTGVERGEVNKARSRTSSDCTDSAYILRQGECPEAAYILRQSSFNSTEGNAYRLQEALEGTAEGSMSPPSPTSMATRTRSHSFYVGGGRGGERASGVERAESFFKERSLSLHRANSSQSVSSSAAPKESKPLPLATLAVSQQHRPSSCIDIYVSTSEEVGPAEVFLAPLRVVPPLQRDSSLQSDIMETVLPGGRDFSSAATSGLGDRHSEGGAGSSGTAGAVFDDSAAADLSLCSAHLLPDTTLPPWDMEPSPPPSAGPLERSKSSRYLSTAGTGFLDEPPLVKSHSLMFTPRGCYGGLGPGVQVKAAEYTSITDCIDTRCVSAPYTPAERSHSPGGSTSFPFDKPSDIVSSHPEREAELSHTESDPEDPEDLIPAPDTPRLGGLGGPMGAPLCSPLSRLERANSCSSDDSHPSLTLAPPHRKSLSVSERMERGPGLGADRGPGPGGRGLAGTRNPFLRSKSGARPEAVKTDSLSMRKLAAPSAFRSFDRQNYT